From the genome of Pseudomonas yamanorum, one region includes:
- the hemF gene encoding oxygen-dependent coproporphyrinogen oxidase, whose protein sequence is MTTRTEAVKAYLLDLQDRICSALETFETDTRFIEDAWTRPAGGGGRTRVIENGSVIEKGGVNFSHVFGSGLPPSASAHRPELAGRGFEALGVSLVIHPHNPHVPTSHANVRFFIAEKEGEEPVWWFGGGFDLTPYYGNEEDCIHWHRVAEQACAPFGPDVYSRYKAWCDTYFHIKHRNEPRGIGGLFFDDLNEWDFDTSFAFMRAIGDAYIDGYLPIVQRRKAMAYTEQQREFQEFRRGRYVEFNLVYDRGTLFGLQSGGRTESILMSLPPQVRWSYDWKAAPDSEEARLTDYFLQDRDWLGVLPKAAV, encoded by the coding sequence ATGACTACCCGCACCGAGGCTGTCAAAGCCTACCTGCTCGACCTGCAAGACCGCATTTGCAGCGCCCTGGAAACCTTTGAGACGGACACTCGCTTTATCGAAGACGCCTGGACCCGGCCTGCCGGCGGCGGTGGTCGTACCCGTGTGATCGAAAACGGTTCGGTAATCGAAAAAGGCGGCGTTAATTTTTCCCACGTGTTTGGCAGCGGCCTCCCACCGTCCGCCAGCGCGCATCGCCCGGAATTGGCCGGTCGCGGTTTTGAAGCCCTAGGCGTGTCGCTGGTCATCCACCCGCACAACCCGCATGTGCCGACTTCCCACGCCAACGTACGTTTTTTCATCGCTGAAAAAGAAGGCGAAGAGCCGGTATGGTGGTTCGGTGGCGGCTTCGACCTGACGCCCTACTACGGCAACGAAGAAGACTGCATCCACTGGCACCGCGTCGCCGAGCAGGCCTGCGCGCCGTTTGGCCCGGACGTTTATTCGCGCTACAAGGCCTGGTGCGACACCTACTTCCACATCAAGCACCGCAACGAACCCCGGGGCATCGGCGGTTTGTTCTTCGATGATTTGAACGAGTGGGACTTCGACACCAGCTTCGCCTTCATGCGCGCCATCGGCGATGCCTACATCGATGGCTACCTGCCAATCGTCCAGCGCCGCAAGGCCATGGCCTATACCGAGCAGCAGCGTGAGTTCCAGGAATTCCGCCGTGGCCGCTACGTCGAGTTCAACCTGGTCTACGACCGTGGCACTTTGTTTGGCCTGCAATCGGGCGGACGCACCGAGTCGATCCTGATGTCGCTGCCGCCGCAAGTGCGCTGGAGCTATGACTGGAAAGCTGCGCCTGACAGTGAAGAAGCGCGCCTTACCGACTACTTCCTGCAAGATCGCGACTGGCTGGGCGTGCTGCCCAAGGCGGCGGTGTGA
- a CDS encoding NADPH:quinone reductase yields MAKRIQFRAHGGPEVLEYVDYTPAEPGPQQVRVQNKAIGLNFIDTYFRSGLYAPPALPSGLGAEGAGVVDAVGSEVTQFKVGDRVAYGSGPLGAYSELHVLPAANLVHLPDDISFEQAAGAMLKGLTVQYLLRQTYELKGGETILFHAAAGGVGSLACQWAKALGVKLIGTVSSPEKAALAKSLGAWETIDYSKENVAQRVLELTDGKKCPVVYDGVGKDTWLTSLDSVAPRGLVVSFGNASGAVDGVNLGILAAKGSLYVTRPTLATYANNPENLQAMADDLFSMIISGKLQIDINQRFSLGDAAKAQIELSARRTTGSTILLP; encoded by the coding sequence ATGGCCAAACGTATCCAGTTCCGTGCCCATGGCGGCCCCGAAGTACTTGAGTATGTGGACTACACCCCCGCAGAACCCGGCCCGCAGCAGGTTCGCGTGCAGAACAAGGCCATTGGCCTGAACTTCATCGACACGTATTTCCGCAGCGGCCTGTACGCACCACCGGCCTTGCCGTCGGGTCTGGGCGCTGAAGGCGCTGGCGTGGTTGATGCGGTGGGTAGCGAAGTCACTCAATTCAAGGTCGGTGATCGCGTGGCTTATGGCAGCGGCCCGCTGGGTGCCTACAGCGAATTGCATGTGCTGCCGGCTGCCAACCTGGTGCACCTGCCGGACGACATCAGCTTCGAACAGGCTGCCGGGGCGATGCTCAAGGGCCTGACCGTGCAGTACCTGCTGCGCCAGACCTATGAGTTGAAGGGCGGCGAAACCATTCTGTTCCACGCCGCTGCCGGTGGCGTGGGCTCGCTGGCGTGCCAATGGGCCAAGGCCCTGGGCGTGAAGTTGATCGGTACCGTCAGCTCGCCGGAAAAAGCGGCGCTGGCCAAATCTCTCGGTGCCTGGGAAACCATCGACTACAGCAAGGAAAATGTCGCACAACGCGTGCTGGAACTGACTGACGGCAAGAAGTGCCCAGTGGTGTACGACGGCGTAGGCAAGGACACCTGGCTCACCTCGCTGGACAGCGTGGCGCCACGCGGGTTGGTGGTGAGTTTTGGGAATGCTTCGGGCGCTGTGGATGGGGTTAACCTGGGGATTCTGGCGGCCAAGGGCTCGCTGTATGTCACCCGGCCGACTTTGGCGACCTATGCCAACAACCCGGAAAACCTGCAGGCGATGGCGGATGATCTGTTTTCGATGATCATCAGTGGCAAGTTGCAGATTGATATTAATCAGCGGTTTTCGCTGGGGGATGCGGCGAAGGCGCAGATTGAGTTGTCGGCGCGGCGCACTACCGGGTCGACCATTCTGCTGCCTTAG
- a CDS encoding L-threonylcarbamoyladenylate synthase gives MVNRWRVREAAREIRAGAVIAYPTEAVWGLGCDPWNEEAVDRLLAIKGRSVDKGLILIADNIRQFDFLFEDFPDEWMDRMASTWPGPNTWLVPHQDLLPEWITGVHDTVALRVTDHPQVRDLCSLVGPLISTSANPQGRPAARTRIRVEQYFRGQVDLVLGGNLGGRKNPSLIRDLATGEVVRPS, from the coding sequence ATGGTCAACAGGTGGCGTGTGCGAGAAGCCGCACGAGAAATTCGCGCAGGCGCGGTGATTGCCTATCCAACCGAGGCGGTCTGGGGCCTGGGCTGTGACCCTTGGAACGAAGAGGCCGTGGATCGGTTGCTGGCGATCAAGGGCCGGTCTGTGGATAAGGGGCTGATCCTGATTGCCGACAATATCCGTCAGTTCGATTTTCTCTTCGAAGACTTTCCTGATGAGTGGATGGACCGCATGGCCAGTACCTGGCCTGGCCCGAATACGTGGCTGGTGCCCCATCAGGACTTGTTGCCCGAGTGGATTACCGGGGTGCATGACACGGTGGCGTTGCGGGTGACTGATCATCCGCAAGTGCGGGATCTGTGCTCGCTGGTCGGGCCATTGATTTCCACCTCGGCCAACCCACAGGGCCGCCCGGCGGCGCGCACGCGGATTCGTGTGGAGCAGTACTTCCGCGGGCAGGTGGATCTGGTGTTGGGCGGGAATCTGGGGGGGCGGAAGAATCCGAGTCTGATTCGGGATCTGGCAACGGGTGAGGTTGTGCGGCCGTCTTAA
- the dprA gene encoding DNA-processing protein DprA: MLPTNDREISPAELEARLRLHRLPELGPKGFKKLIEAFGSASKAISAPASAWRSLGLKVASADARRCEEVRDGASAALAWLERPAQHLLMWDQPDYPALLAELDDAPPLLFVAGNPAILEKPQLAMVGSRRASRPGMDTAAAFSRSLASAGFVITSGLALGIDGAAHQAALDVGGHTIGVLGTGLENFYPQRHRRLAEAMIAQGSAVVSEFPLDAPPQAGNFPRRNRIISGLSLGVLVVEASMASGSLITARLAAEQGREVYAIPGSIHHPGAKGCHQLIRDGAVLVETIEHILENLRGWQALSRPAPIAVTHPLVALLHAAPHTSEALAIASGRALSEVLASLTELELEGRVICESGRWLARG, translated from the coding sequence ATGTTACCGACGAATGACCGTGAAATTTCCCCAGCAGAACTGGAAGCCCGACTACGCTTGCACAGGCTGCCGGAACTGGGTCCCAAGGGCTTTAAAAAACTTATCGAGGCCTTTGGTTCTGCGTCAAAAGCCATCAGCGCACCGGCCAGTGCCTGGCGTTCTCTAGGCCTCAAGGTGGCCAGCGCCGATGCCAGGCGTTGCGAGGAAGTACGTGATGGCGCCAGTGCGGCATTGGCCTGGCTGGAGCGTCCGGCCCAGCATTTGCTGATGTGGGACCAACCCGACTACCCGGCATTGCTCGCAGAACTGGATGACGCGCCCCCGCTATTATTCGTCGCTGGCAACCCGGCGATTCTGGAAAAACCGCAATTGGCGATGGTCGGCAGCCGTCGTGCCTCCAGGCCAGGAATGGACACCGCCGCCGCGTTTTCCCGCAGCCTGGCCAGTGCCGGTTTTGTCATCACCAGCGGCCTCGCCCTGGGTATCGATGGCGCTGCTCACCAGGCGGCGTTGGATGTTGGTGGACATACAATCGGCGTGCTGGGCACCGGGCTCGAAAACTTTTATCCACAGCGCCACCGACGCTTGGCCGAAGCGATGATTGCCCAAGGCAGCGCCGTGGTTTCCGAGTTTCCGTTGGACGCCCCGCCCCAGGCCGGCAATTTCCCACGCCGCAACCGTATTATCAGTGGCCTGTCCCTTGGGGTGCTGGTGGTGGAGGCCAGCATGGCCAGCGGTTCGCTGATCACCGCACGCCTGGCGGCGGAGCAAGGCCGCGAGGTATACGCCATCCCCGGGTCGATCCATCACCCTGGAGCCAAAGGCTGCCATCAATTGATTCGAGATGGTGCGGTGCTGGTGGAAACCATTGAACACATCCTCGAAAACCTGCGCGGCTGGCAGGCACTGTCCCGCCCGGCACCGATTGCGGTCACTCACCCACTGGTGGCGCTGTTGCACGCGGCGCCCCACACCAGTGAAGCCCTGGCGATTGCCAGCGGAAGGGCCTTGTCCGAGGTGCTGGCCAGCCTGACGGAACTCGAGCTGGAAGGCCGGGTAATCTGCGAAAGCGGGCGCTGGCTTGCGCGCGGCTAG
- a CDS encoding peptidoglycan-binding protein → MRKSLLVLLLWAQAVVGQVPASFPQAGQPLPRHTQQAIQRFLLHNRILDTPQELDHAPYIVAADAGRVLGANGERVYARGALDPAVQSYGIFRPGKAYTDPDSQEWLGINADDIGTARFVTAGDVSTLGVQRVTQEVRPGDRLLSQQAPTDLASLVIQWPARAIAGQIIDVPRGVTQIGVLDAVTLNTGRRDGLMEGHLLAVVKAGETVRDRVTGVPMKMPDEPAGTLVVFRTYEKLSYGLVLGASRSLAVMDRFEAPDQRQ, encoded by the coding sequence ATGAGGAAATCGCTACTCGTCTTGCTGCTGTGGGCCCAGGCCGTTGTTGGCCAGGTTCCCGCGAGCTTTCCACAGGCGGGTCAACCGCTGCCGCGTCATACGCAACAAGCCATTCAGCGCTTTTTACTGCACAACCGCATTCTCGATACGCCCCAGGAACTGGACCACGCTCCCTATATTGTTGCAGCAGATGCCGGCCGAGTATTGGGCGCCAATGGCGAACGTGTTTATGCGCGTGGGGCCTTGGACCCTGCCGTGCAAAGCTACGGGATCTTCCGCCCGGGCAAGGCTTATACCGACCCCGATAGCCAGGAATGGCTGGGCATCAACGCTGATGACATAGGCACCGCACGTTTTGTGACAGCGGGCGACGTCAGCACATTGGGTGTGCAGCGGGTGACCCAGGAGGTGCGTCCCGGGGACCGGTTGCTCAGCCAGCAAGCACCCACGGACCTGGCCAGCCTGGTGATTCAGTGGCCTGCCCGCGCCATTGCCGGGCAAATCATCGACGTGCCCCGGGGCGTGACGCAGATCGGCGTGCTGGATGCCGTGACGTTGAACACGGGCCGCCGTGACGGGCTGATGGAAGGTCATTTGCTGGCCGTGGTGAAAGCCGGTGAAACCGTTCGGGACAGAGTGACCGGCGTTCCGATGAAGATGCCTGATGAGCCTGCCGGGACGCTGGTGGTGTTCCGCACCTACGAAAAGCTCAGCTACGGCCTGGTGCTCGGCGCATCGCGTTCGCTGGCGGTAATGGACCGTTTTGAGGCGCCTGATCAAAGGCAATAA
- the def gene encoding peptide deformylase has product MAILNILEFPDSRLRTIAKPVAVVDAKVRQLVDDMFETMYEAPGIGLAATQVDVHQRVVVMDLSEDRSEPLVFINPEFETLTDEMGQYQEGCLSVPDFYENVDRPQRVKIKALDRDGKPFEMIAEGLLAVCIQHECDHLNGKLFVDYLSTLKRDRIKKKLEKKHRQQA; this is encoded by the coding sequence ATGGCTATTTTGAACATCCTCGAATTTCCGGACTCACGCCTGCGCACCATTGCCAAGCCAGTGGCCGTAGTGGACGCCAAGGTTCGTCAGTTGGTCGATGACATGTTTGAAACAATGTATGAAGCCCCGGGTATCGGCCTCGCCGCGACCCAGGTCGACGTGCATCAGCGCGTCGTGGTCATGGACCTGTCCGAAGACCGCAGCGAGCCTCTGGTGTTTATCAACCCTGAGTTCGAAACCCTGACCGACGAGATGGGCCAGTATCAGGAAGGCTGCCTGTCGGTACCTGACTTCTATGAGAACGTCGACCGTCCCCAGCGCGTCAAGATCAAGGCCCTGGACCGTGACGGCAAGCCGTTCGAGATGATTGCCGAAGGCCTGCTGGCGGTGTGCATCCAACACGAATGCGACCACCTCAACGGCAAGCTGTTTGTCGATTACCTGTCCACGCTTAAACGCGACCGGATCAAGAAGAAGCTGGAAAAGAAGCATCGCCAGCAAGCTTGA
- the fmt gene encoding methionyl-tRNA formyltransferase has product MTEPLRIVFAGTPEFAAEHLKALLASPYEIVAVYTQPDRPAGRGQKLMPSPVKQLALENNIVVLQPPTLRNADAQAELAALKPDLLVVVAYGLILPQAVLDIPRLGCINSHASLLPRWRGAAPIQRAVEAGDAESGVTVMRMEAGLDTGPMLLKVTTPITGQDTGGSLHDRLAEMGPPAVIQAIAGLAAGTLEGEVQDDSLATYAHKLNKDEARIDWSRPAVELERQIRAFNPWPICHSTLHGETLKVLEVKLDHEVSYSESMIYVNGAITHVSKEGLVVACGSGHLCLTRLQLPGGKALNFSDLFNSRREKFAVGIVLGQAVDAQ; this is encoded by the coding sequence ATGACCGAGCCACTGCGCATCGTTTTTGCCGGCACCCCCGAATTCGCCGCCGAACACCTCAAGGCCCTGCTCGCCAGCCCGTATGAAATCGTGGCGGTCTACACCCAGCCCGATCGCCCGGCCGGTCGTGGGCAAAAGCTGATGCCCAGCCCGGTCAAGCAGCTTGCACTTGAGAACAACATTGTCGTGCTGCAGCCGCCAACCCTGCGCAACGCGGACGCCCAGGCCGAACTGGCTGCGCTGAAGCCCGACCTGCTGGTGGTGGTGGCTTATGGTTTGATCCTGCCCCAGGCCGTGCTGGATATCCCGCGCCTGGGCTGCATCAACAGCCACGCCTCGCTGCTGCCTCGCTGGCGCGGCGCGGCACCGATCCAGCGCGCCGTTGAAGCCGGTGACGCCGAAAGTGGTGTGACCGTGATGCGCATGGAAGCGGGCCTGGACACGGGCCCGATGCTGTTGAAAGTCACCACCCCGATCACCGGTCAAGACACCGGCGGCAGCCTGCACGACCGCCTCGCCGAAATGGGCCCGCCGGCTGTAATCCAAGCCATCGCCGGCCTGGCCGCCGGCACCTTGGAAGGCGAAGTACAGGACGACAGCCTCGCCACCTACGCCCACAAACTGAACAAGGATGAAGCCCGCATCGACTGGAGCCGCCCGGCTGTGGAGCTGGAACGCCAAATACGAGCATTTAATCCATGGCCGATCTGCCACAGTACCCTTCACGGTGAAACTCTAAAGGTGCTAGAAGTCAAACTTGATCATGAGGTTTCTTACTCAGAGTCCATGATCTACGTAAACGGCGCCATTACTCACGTCAGCAAAGAAGGCCTTGTTGTCGCGTGTGGCAGCGGACACCTGTGCCTGACCCGTCTGCAACTGCCCGGCGGCAAGGCGCTGAACTTCAGCGATTTGTTCAACAGCCGTCGTGAGAAATTTGCCGTCGGCATCGTCCTCGGCCAAGCGGTGGACGCTCAATGA
- the rsmB gene encoding 16S rRNA (cytosine(967)-C(5))-methyltransferase RsmB: MNPRLAAAKALAAVLNGKASLNSSLPTQLDKVEDRDRGFTQDLAFGTARWQPRLSALAAKLLQKPFKAADADVEALLLVGLYQLLYTRVPAHAAIGETVGCADKLKKPWAKALLNAVLRRAQRESEALLAELEHDPVVRTAHPRWLQKSLKAFWPEQWEAICAANNAHPPMILRVNRRHHTRDAYLALLGEAGVAATACVYSQDGIVLTEPGDVRNLPGFAEGWISVQDEAAQLAADLLDLAPDQRVLDACCAPGGKTCHIMEVQADLAGVVAVDLEAKRLVRVRENLARLGLSAELIAADGRDTATWWDGKPFQRILLDAPCSATGVIRRHPDIKLTRQPDDIAALAVLQGELLDALWPTLEVGGILLYATCSTLPTENTEVIEAFLARTSGARELDLDIQAGIKQPHGRQLLAQEGGHDGFYYAKLIKIAAARG; the protein is encoded by the coding sequence ATGAACCCACGTCTGGCCGCCGCCAAGGCCCTGGCCGCTGTACTCAACGGCAAGGCTTCTCTCAACAGTTCGTTGCCGACCCAGCTGGATAAAGTCGAAGACCGCGATCGCGGCTTCACCCAGGACCTGGCTTTCGGCACCGCCCGCTGGCAGCCACGTTTGTCGGCGCTGGCGGCCAAGCTGCTGCAAAAGCCGTTCAAGGCCGCAGATGCCGATGTCGAGGCGCTGCTGCTGGTGGGTCTCTATCAACTGCTCTACACCCGCGTGCCGGCGCATGCCGCCATCGGCGAAACCGTCGGTTGCGCCGACAAGCTGAAAAAGCCCTGGGCTAAGGCCTTGCTCAACGCCGTGCTGCGCCGCGCCCAGCGTGAAAGCGAAGCGCTGCTGGCCGAGCTCGAACATGACCCCGTGGTGCGCACCGCCCACCCGCGCTGGCTGCAAAAATCCCTGAAGGCATTCTGGCCCGAGCAATGGGAAGCCATCTGCGCCGCCAACAACGCGCACCCGCCGATGATCCTGCGGGTGAACCGCCGTCATCACACTCGCGATGCGTATCTCGCGCTGCTTGGCGAAGCCGGCGTAGCAGCTACGGCCTGTGTCTACAGCCAGGACGGCATCGTTCTTACAGAACCGGGCGATGTCCGTAATCTGCCCGGGTTCGCCGAAGGCTGGATCAGCGTGCAGGACGAAGCCGCGCAACTGGCCGCCGACCTGCTGGACCTGGCCCCGGATCAACGCGTACTGGACGCCTGTTGCGCCCCCGGCGGCAAGACCTGCCACATCATGGAAGTACAAGCAGACCTGGCCGGTGTCGTCGCCGTCGACCTGGAAGCCAAGCGCCTGGTGCGTGTGCGGGAAAACCTCGCCCGCCTGGGCCTCAGCGCCGAGCTGATCGCCGCCGATGGCCGCGACACCGCCACCTGGTGGGACGGCAAGCCCTTCCAGCGCATCCTGCTGGACGCGCCGTGCTCCGCCACCGGCGTGATCCGCCGCCACCCGGACATCAAGCTGACCCGCCAACCCGACGACATCGCCGCCCTGGCCGTGCTGCAAGGTGAATTGCTGGACGCGTTGTGGCCGACCCTCGAAGTCGGCGGCATCCTGCTGTACGCCACCTGCTCGACGCTGCCCACCGAAAACACCGAAGTCATCGAAGCCTTCCTGGCCCGCACCAGCGGTGCACGAGAACTGGACCTCGACATCCAGGCCGGGATCAAGCAGCCTCATGGCCGCCAGTTGCTGGCCCAGGAAGGCGGCCACGACGGGTTCTATTACGCCAAGCTGATCAAGATTGCCGCCGCTCGCGGCTGA
- the trkA gene encoding Trk system potassium transporter TrkA, whose translation MKIIILGAGQVGGTLAEHLASEANDITVVDTDAERLRDLGDRLDIRTVQGRASFPTVLRQAGADDADMLVAVTNSDETNMVACQVAHTLFHTPTKIARVREAAYLTRAGLFDNDAIPVDVLISPEQVVTHYIKRLIEHPGALQVIDFAEGKAQLVAVKAYYGGPLVGQQLRQLREHMPNVETRVAAIFRRDRPILPQGDTVIEADDEVFFIAAKANIRAVMSEMRRLDETYKRIVIAGGGQIGERLAEAIESRYQVKIIEMNPARCRYLSDTLDSTVVLQGSASDRDLLLEENIADADIFLALTNDDEANIMSSLLAKRLGAKKVMTIINNPAYVDLIQGGDIDIAISPQLATIGTLLAHVRRGDIVSVHSLRRGAAEAIEAIAHGDSKSSKVIGKAIRDIGLPPGTTIGAIIRDEEVIIAHDDTVIATGDHVILFLVDKKHIRDVEKLFHVGLSFF comes from the coding sequence ATGAAAATCATCATCCTCGGCGCAGGGCAGGTCGGCGGTACGCTGGCCGAGCATTTGGCCAGCGAAGCCAACGACATCACCGTGGTCGACACCGACGCGGAGCGCCTGCGGGATTTGGGCGACCGCCTGGATATCCGAACCGTACAAGGCCGTGCCTCGTTTCCTACGGTGCTGCGCCAGGCCGGTGCCGACGATGCCGACATGCTGGTGGCGGTCACCAACAGTGACGAGACCAACATGGTCGCCTGCCAGGTCGCCCACACCCTGTTCCACACCCCGACCAAAATCGCCCGGGTACGTGAGGCGGCCTACCTGACCCGCGCCGGGCTGTTCGACAACGACGCGATCCCGGTGGACGTGCTCATCAGTCCGGAACAGGTGGTGACCCACTACATCAAGCGCCTGATCGAACACCCAGGCGCCTTGCAGGTGATCGACTTTGCCGAAGGCAAGGCGCAACTGGTGGCGGTCAAGGCCTACTACGGCGGGCCGTTGGTGGGCCAGCAACTGCGCCAGTTGCGCGAGCACATGCCCAACGTCGAGACACGGGTGGCGGCGATCTTCCGTCGCGACCGGCCGATCCTGCCTCAGGGCGATACGGTGATCGAAGCCGACGACGAAGTATTTTTCATCGCCGCCAAGGCGAATATTCGCGCGGTGATGAGTGAAATGCGCCGTCTGGATGAGACCTACAAACGCATCGTCATCGCGGGTGGCGGGCAGATCGGCGAGCGCTTGGCCGAGGCCATCGAAAGCCGCTATCAGGTGAAGATTATCGAGATGAATCCGGCACGCTGCCGGTATTTGTCCGACACCCTCGACAGCACCGTGGTCCTGCAAGGCAGTGCCTCGGACCGTGACCTGCTGCTGGAAGAAAACATCGCCGACGCCGACATCTTCCTGGCGCTGACCAACGATGACGAAGCCAACATCATGTCGTCGTTGCTGGCCAAGCGGCTGGGGGCGAAGAAGGTGATGACCATCATCAACAACCCGGCCTATGTCGACCTGATCCAGGGCGGCGATATCGACATCGCCATCAGCCCGCAACTGGCAACCATCGGCACCTTGCTGGCCCACGTGCGGCGCGGCGATATCGTCAGTGTGCACTCGTTGCGCCGAGGCGCGGCGGAAGCCATCGAGGCGATTGCCCACGGCGACTCGAAGTCGAGCAAGGTGATTGGCAAGGCGATCCGCGATATCGGCCTGCCACCGGGTACAACCATTGGCGCAATCATTCGCGATGAAGAAGTGATCATCGCCCACGACGACACGGTGATCGCCACCGGCGACCATGTGATTCTGTTCCTTGTGGATAAAAAACATATCCGCGATGTGGAGAAACTGTTCCACGTGGGCCTGAGCTTTTTCTGA
- a CDS encoding tetratricopeptide repeat protein, which translates to MLESLEKMLAKGVDNSLLRFGLGKGYLDLKDNAKAAEHLQKCVEFDPKYSAAWKLLGKAQLGQGDSAAARLAWEQGITAAQAHGDKQAEKEMTVFLKKLDRQA; encoded by the coding sequence ATGCTCGAATCCCTGGAAAAAATGCTCGCCAAGGGTGTGGATAACTCACTGCTGCGGTTTGGTTTGGGCAAGGGTTATCTGGATCTGAAGGACAACGCGAAGGCGGCGGAGCATTTGCAGAAGTGCGTCGAGTTTGATCCGAAGTATTCGGCGGCGTGGAAGCTGTTGGGCAAGGCGCAGTTGGGGCAGGGTGATAGTGCTGCGGCGCGGTTGGCGTGGGAGCAGGGGATTACAGCGGCCCAGGCCCATGGCGACAAGCAGGCCGAAAAAGAAATGACCGTATTCCTGAAGAAACTCGACCGCCAAGCCTGA
- a CDS encoding lysophospholipid acyltransferase has protein sequence MEKFKGALLVGALRLFALLPWRAVQAVGSAIGWIMWKTPNRSRETVRINLSKCFPDMDPAERERLVGRSLMDIGKSLTESACAWIWPAQRSIDLVREVEGLEVLHEALASGKGVVGITSHLGNWEVLNHFYCSQCKPIIFYRPPKLKAVDDLLRKQRVQLGNRVAASTKEGILSVIKEVRKGGQVGIPADPEPAESAGIFVPFFATQALTSKFVPNMLAGHKAVGVFLHALRLPDGSGYKVILEAAPEDMYSTDTATSCAAMSKVVERYVGAYPSQYMWSMKRFKKRPPGEARWY, from the coding sequence GTGGAAAAGTTTAAAGGCGCCTTGCTGGTAGGCGCTCTTCGGTTGTTTGCCCTGCTGCCTTGGCGCGCGGTGCAAGCGGTCGGTTCGGCGATTGGCTGGATCATGTGGAAAACCCCCAACCGCTCCCGCGAAACGGTGCGGATCAACCTGTCCAAATGCTTCCCCGACATGGACCCGGCCGAGCGCGAGCGCCTGGTGGGACGCAGCCTGATGGACATCGGCAAGTCCCTGACCGAAAGCGCCTGCGCCTGGATCTGGCCGGCCCAGCGTTCCATTGACCTGGTGCGTGAAGTCGAAGGCCTGGAAGTGCTGCACGAAGCCCTGGCCTCGGGTAAAGGCGTGGTTGGCATCACCAGCCACCTTGGCAACTGGGAAGTGTTGAACCACTTCTATTGCAGCCAGTGCAAACCGATCATTTTCTACCGCCCGCCGAAGCTCAAGGCGGTGGATGACTTGCTGCGCAAACAGCGGGTGCAACTGGGTAACCGCGTGGCGGCGTCCACCAAGGAAGGCATCCTCAGTGTCATCAAGGAAGTGCGCAAAGGCGGCCAGGTGGGGATTCCTGCGGATCCGGAGCCGGCAGAGTCCGCCGGGATCTTCGTGCCGTTCTTCGCCACCCAGGCGCTGACCAGCAAGTTCGTGCCGAACATGTTGGCGGGGCACAAGGCGGTCGGAGTGTTCCTGCATGCCCTGCGGCTGCCGGATGGCTCGGGCTACAAAGTGATCCTGGAAGCGGCGCCGGAAGATATGTACAGCACCGACACAGCCACTTCATGTGCGGCGATGAGCAAGGTGGTTGAGCGGTATGTGGGGGCTTACCCAAGCCAGTACATGTGGAGCATGAAGCGCTTCAAGAAACGCCCGCCGGGTGAGGCGCGGTGGTACTGA
- a CDS encoding DNA-3-methyladenine glycosylase I, which produces MPRCFWCSEDPLYMAYHDQEWGTPLRDAQGLFELLLLEGFQAGLSWITVLRKREHYRKVLFGFDAQRLAQLSDAEIEALMLDPGIVRNRLKLNATRRNAAAWLALEDPVGWLWSFVGGVPKVNHFKDRSQVPAITPEAEAMSKALKKAGFTFVGPTICYAFMQASGMVMDHTQDCDRYADLANAG; this is translated from the coding sequence ATGCCACGCTGCTTTTGGTGTTCTGAAGATCCGCTGTACATGGCTTATCACGATCAGGAGTGGGGAACGCCGCTGCGCGATGCGCAGGGACTGTTCGAGTTGCTTTTGCTCGAAGGGTTCCAGGCGGGCCTGTCCTGGATCACCGTTTTACGCAAACGCGAGCACTATCGAAAGGTCTTGTTTGGATTTGATGCACAGCGTTTGGCCCAACTGAGCGATGCCGAGATTGAAGCGCTGATGCTCGATCCGGGCATCGTGCGTAACCGCCTGAAACTCAATGCCACCCGGCGCAATGCCGCCGCCTGGCTGGCGCTGGAGGATCCTGTGGGGTGGCTCTGGTCGTTTGTCGGCGGCGTGCCCAAGGTCAATCATTTCAAGGATCGCAGCCAGGTTCCGGCGATTACGCCTGAAGCGGAAGCGATGAGCAAAGCCCTGAAAAAAGCCGGCTTTACGTTCGTCGGACCCACCATCTGCTACGCGTTCATGCAGGCCTCGGGCATGGTCATGGACCACACTCAGGACTGCGACCGTTACGCGGACCTGGCCAACGCCGGTTAG